A region of Streptomyces sp. NBC_01750 DNA encodes the following proteins:
- a CDS encoding DNA polymerase Y family protein: MILYVRFRQPPPRETGRETGAGVEAALPVLLGLAEDISPVVQALPPDAALIDVRGAERYFGRDAAQLASLLRVRALAHCGVDCVIGAGPSPMLARMAARQATPGTTLVVADDEAAGFLAGKPVAALDGVGTATARTLCAYGLDSIGRVAGAPLAVLQRIVGARAGRELWERAHGIDRTKVVPNATARSIAAERAFMRDELDPVQHRRALLSIAGELGLRMRGEGQVCRSLSLTVRYADRSTTTRARALREPTAHSVALTGVAYRIHESLGLQRARVRSLSLRAEDLTPVERAARQLTFDPADERARQIEAVADRARARFGSQAVVPGSLAA; the protein is encoded by the coding sequence ATGATCCTCTATGTACGCTTCCGGCAGCCGCCGCCGCGTGAGACGGGGCGCGAGACGGGCGCCGGGGTCGAGGCGGCGCTGCCCGTGCTGCTCGGTCTGGCCGAGGACATCAGCCCCGTCGTGCAGGCGCTCCCGCCGGACGCCGCGCTCATCGATGTACGGGGCGCCGAGCGGTACTTCGGACGGGACGCGGCCCAGCTCGCCTCGCTACTGCGGGTGCGGGCCCTCGCGCACTGCGGGGTGGACTGCGTGATCGGGGCAGGACCGAGCCCGATGCTGGCCAGGATGGCGGCCCGGCAGGCCACGCCAGGGACGACCCTGGTGGTGGCGGACGACGAGGCGGCAGGATTCCTGGCCGGCAAACCGGTCGCCGCGCTGGACGGGGTCGGGACGGCGACGGCCCGCACCCTGTGCGCGTACGGCCTCGACTCCATCGGCAGGGTCGCCGGCGCGCCACTCGCCGTACTCCAGCGGATCGTCGGAGCGCGCGCCGGGCGCGAGTTGTGGGAGCGGGCGCACGGCATCGACCGTACGAAGGTCGTCCCGAACGCCACGGCACGCTCGATTGCCGCCGAACGCGCCTTTATGCGCGATGAGTTGGATCCGGTTCAGCACCGCAGGGCGCTGCTCTCGATCGCCGGGGAACTGGGGCTGAGGATGCGCGGGGAAGGCCAGGTGTGCCGCTCGCTGAGCCTCACCGTGCGGTACGCCGACCGGTCGACGACCACGCGTGCCCGCGCCCTGCGCGAGCCGACCGCTCACTCCGTGGCGCTCACCGGCGTCGCGTACCGGATCCATGAATCGCTCGGCCTGCAGCGGGCCAGGGTGCGGAGCCTGTCGCTGCGCGCGGAGGATCTGACACCTGTCGAACGGGCCGCGCGGCAGCTGACGTTCGACCCCGCGGACGAACGGGCGCGGCAGATCGAGGCGGTGGCGGACCGGGCGCGGGCCAGGTTCGGGTCGCAGGCGGTCGTGCCGGGCTCACTCGCCGCGTGA
- a CDS encoding esterase/lipase family protein, which yields MLLWKRALRPLAALFLAAAVTLTPAAAAHADSANAASANAESAPHSGWNNYSCKPSAAHPRPVVLVHGTLGNAVDNWLALAPYLVNRGYCVFSLDYGQLPGVPLFYGLGPIDKSAEQLDTYVDKVLAATGTSKADLVGHSQGGMMPRYYLKFLGGADKVNALVGLGPDNHGTTLSGLTKLLPYFPGAEDLLNTATPGLADQMIGSAFLTKLNAGGDTVPGVHYTVIATRYDEVVTPYRSAYLVGPDVRNVLLQDLCAVDLSEHLAIGLFDRIAYHEVANALDPAHATPTNCASVFS from the coding sequence ATGCTGCTCTGGAAACGTGCCCTCAGACCGCTGGCCGCTCTGTTCCTGGCCGCGGCCGTCACCCTCACCCCCGCCGCCGCCGCGCACGCCGATTCGGCCAATGCCGCTTCTGCGAATGCGGAATCCGCTCCCCACAGCGGATGGAACAACTACTCTTGCAAGCCCTCCGCCGCCCATCCCCGCCCCGTCGTCCTGGTCCACGGAACCCTCGGGAACGCCGTGGACAACTGGCTCGCCCTCGCTCCGTACCTGGTGAACCGCGGTTACTGCGTCTTCAGCCTGGACTACGGGCAGCTCCCCGGCGTGCCGCTCTTCTACGGCCTCGGCCCGATCGACAAGTCGGCAGAGCAGCTCGACACGTACGTCGACAAGGTGCTCGCCGCGACCGGCACGTCCAAAGCGGATCTCGTCGGCCACTCCCAGGGCGGCATGATGCCGCGCTACTACCTCAAGTTCCTGGGCGGGGCCGACAAGGTGAACGCGCTGGTCGGCCTCGGGCCCGACAATCACGGCACCACGCTGAGCGGACTTACCAAGCTGCTGCCGTACTTCCCCGGCGCCGAGGATCTGCTCAACACCGCCACCCCGGGGCTGGCCGACCAGATGATCGGCTCCGCCTTCCTCACCAAGCTCAACGCGGGCGGCGACACCGTGCCCGGCGTGCACTACACCGTCATTGCCACGCGCTACGACGAGGTCGTCACCCCGTACCGTTCGGCGTACCTGGTCGGACCGGACGTGCGCAACGTCCTTCTCCAGGACCTGTGTGCGGTCGACCTGTCGGAGCATCTGGCGATCGGGCTGTTCGACCGGATCGCCTACCACGAGGTGGCGAACGCGCTTGACCCGGCGCATGCGACGCCGACGAATTGCGCGTCGGTCTTCTCCTGA